From the Natrarchaeobaculum aegyptiacum genome, one window contains:
- a CDS encoding carbohydrate kinase family protein, whose product MTEDILVAGETLIDFLPGRPGPLADVSGFDRRPGGAPANVAVALAKLERPPLFWTRVGTDPFGRYLEGVLESHDLPDRFLERDPDAKTTLAFVTHDAAGDRAFTFYRDDTADTRMEPGRVPDETLADLEWVHAGGVALSSGRSREATLDLLARAAAADCTVSFDPNARAELWPDEETFRTVCREALAHVDVWKATVEELEALGFGDGEVRPEEIARDALAFSDGKGDGSECGGEGPHTVLVTRGGDGAVAVASERAPWNATGESPAIVDHRGYPAEVVDTTGAGDAFLAGSIAALFEGRPLESSLAFANAVAATATTAAGAMAALPTREAVDSMLEGR is encoded by the coding sequence GTGACCGAGGATATCCTCGTCGCAGGCGAGACGCTGATCGACTTCCTGCCCGGGCGGCCGGGACCGCTCGCGGACGTCTCCGGGTTCGACCGGCGACCCGGCGGCGCGCCGGCGAACGTCGCCGTCGCGCTCGCAAAGCTCGAGCGGCCACCGCTGTTCTGGACGCGCGTCGGGACCGATCCATTCGGCCGGTACCTCGAGGGGGTGCTCGAAAGCCACGACCTCCCCGACCGGTTCCTCGAGCGCGACCCCGACGCGAAGACGACGCTCGCGTTCGTCACCCACGACGCCGCGGGCGACCGGGCGTTCACCTTCTACCGGGACGACACCGCGGACACGCGCATGGAACCGGGCCGGGTCCCCGACGAGACGCTCGCGGACCTCGAGTGGGTCCACGCAGGCGGCGTGGCGCTCTCGAGCGGTCGGTCGCGCGAAGCGACGCTCGACCTGCTCGCGCGGGCGGCCGCGGCAGACTGTACGGTCTCGTTCGATCCGAACGCGCGAGCGGAACTCTGGCCCGACGAGGAGACCTTCCGCACTGTCTGCCGTGAGGCCCTCGCCCACGTCGACGTCTGGAAGGCCACCGTCGAGGAACTCGAGGCGCTCGGGTTCGGCGACGGCGAGGTGCGACCCGAGGAGATCGCACGCGACGCTCTGGCGTTTTCGGACGGGAAAGGCGACGGGAGCGAGTGCGGAGGTGAGGGCCCACACACGGTGCTCGTCACTCGCGGCGGTGATGGTGCCGTCGCCGTCGCGTCCGAGCGGGCACCGTGGAACGCCACGGGCGAATCGCCGGCTATCGTCGACCACCGCGGATACCCGGCCGAGGTCGTCGACACGACGGGCGCGGGCGACGCCTTCCTCGCCGGTTCCATCGCTGCCCTGTTCGAGGGACGGCCACTCGAGTCGTCTCTGGCGTTCGCGAACGCGGTCGCGGCGACGGCGACCACCGCTGCCGGGGCGATGGCCGCGTTGCCCACCCGCGAGGCGGTCGACTCGATGCTCGAGGGTCGCTGA
- a CDS encoding YihY/virulence factor BrkB family protein produces the protein MATSVRDALGFGKRVVDGVQETNVPFMAASIAYQAFISLLPLLVLVFFLVTIVGDEQFAASVTETTEGMLPESGQLLIEEAITDSPATAGSTLLGVVVLLWGSLKIFRGLDTAFSEIFGPTDDGSFVRDLLDALIVFGAIGGALLAAAAAGIAFAFVPAFPFDGVVQSSILVVVLVLAFFPMYYVFPDVDVSPRQVLPGVLVAAVGWMALQSLFRVYVGFAADSDAAGPIGGILLLLTWLYFGALVLLAGGVVNAVGTGHLEPSDDEDEAESIADPDREPFVDDDQVRERLSTRTERLERERDLLRNDVRAQRSRRYRLEDRVDDLESTVRDLERENERLRRERNRRESPSWRRSLQNALAHVRHVRVGSVERE, from the coding sequence ATGGCCACCAGCGTCCGGGACGCACTCGGATTCGGCAAACGCGTCGTCGACGGCGTACAGGAGACGAACGTCCCGTTCATGGCCGCGAGCATCGCCTATCAGGCGTTTATTTCGTTGCTCCCGTTGCTCGTACTCGTGTTCTTTCTGGTGACGATCGTCGGCGACGAGCAGTTCGCCGCGTCGGTGACCGAGACGACCGAGGGTATGCTCCCCGAGAGCGGGCAGCTCCTCATCGAGGAAGCGATCACGGATTCGCCGGCGACTGCGGGATCGACGCTGCTCGGGGTCGTCGTCCTGCTCTGGGGTTCGCTGAAGATCTTCAGGGGGCTCGACACCGCATTCTCGGAGATCTTCGGGCCGACGGACGACGGCTCGTTCGTCCGCGACCTGCTCGACGCCCTGATCGTCTTCGGTGCGATCGGCGGTGCCCTGCTCGCGGCCGCGGCCGCGGGAATCGCATTCGCGTTCGTCCCGGCGTTCCCTTTCGACGGCGTCGTCCAGTCTTCGATCCTCGTCGTCGTCCTCGTGCTCGCGTTTTTCCCGATGTACTACGTCTTCCCCGACGTCGACGTCTCGCCCAGACAGGTACTCCCCGGCGTGCTCGTCGCCGCCGTCGGCTGGATGGCCCTCCAGTCGCTCTTTCGGGTCTACGTCGGCTTCGCCGCCGATTCCGACGCCGCCGGCCCGATCGGTGGCATTCTCCTGTTGCTCACGTGGCTCTACTTCGGTGCCCTCGTGTTGCTCGCTGGCGGCGTCGTCAACGCCGTGGGAACCGGCCACCTCGAGCCGAGCGACGACGAGGACGAGGCAGAGTCGATAGCCGATCCGGACCGCGAACCGTTCGTCGACGACGACCAGGTACGCGAACGGCTCAGTACCCGAACAGAACGCCTCGAGCGCGAACGCGACCTCTTGCGTAACGACGTTCGGGCCCAGCGCTCGCGACGCTACCGACTCGAGGACCGGGTCGACGACCTCGAGTCGACGGTTCGGGACCTCGAACGGGAGAACGAGCGACTCCGGCGGGAGCGTAATCGGCGGGAGTCCCCGAGCTGGCGACGGTCGCTCCAGAACGCGCTCGCGCACGTCCGTCACGTTCGTGTCGGGTCGGTCGAGCGGGAGTGA
- a CDS encoding YbaK/EbsC family protein has translation MHARAAAFAERTREEYDFEPDVEEFPEGTKTAEDAAAAVGCDVAQIASSLVFDVDGSLVVSVTSGANRVDETALGAAFDASSDEVSMADPDRIREAVGWSIGGVPPFCHDRSIPVVIDETLLEFETVWAAAGTPEAVFPIDPERLCRYADAEPAVVSR, from the coding sequence ATGCACGCACGCGCAGCAGCGTTCGCCGAGCGCACACGCGAAGAGTACGACTTCGAACCGGACGTCGAGGAGTTTCCCGAGGGGACGAAGACCGCCGAGGACGCTGCCGCGGCGGTTGGCTGTGACGTCGCACAGATCGCGAGTTCGCTGGTGTTCGACGTCGACGGCTCGCTGGTCGTTTCGGTCACCAGCGGCGCGAATCGAGTCGACGAAACGGCGCTCGGGGCGGCCTTCGACGCCAGCAGTGACGAGGTCTCGATGGCCGATCCGGACCGCATCCGCGAGGCGGTTGGCTGGTCGATCGGTGGTGTCCCGCCGTTCTGTCACGATCGATCGATTCCCGTCGTGATCGACGAGACGCTGCTCGAGTTCGAGACCGTCTGGGCTGCGGCGGGAACGCCGGAAGCCGTGTTCCCGATCGATCCCGAACGGCTGTGCAGGTATGCCGATGCTGAACCCGCCGTTGTGTCGAGGTAA
- a CDS encoding HTTM domain-containing protein, translated as MIAFSRAVPSLFRVSANIGTILNPSLELIPNSSGNAHRVSIVNRRTRPSLARLAVSAREYVLDCFRIDARSLAVFRILVGVLIVADVFLRARNFSFYYTDGGVVTQRVARENTPEYAISVYYLTSDPSLIAGLLGLQVLFALALIVGYRTRTATILSFLFVVSLDHHNPFVLSYADTLFRLLLFWAIFLPLGERWSVDAVHADRVPRRSVVGVASALALGQMVFMYVLNGVHKSESALWRSGEAAPLVFGIDEMTFLLGDVLREFPTLLTYGGMLWFYMLLGGWLLVALRGRLRLPLLVLFVGGHLSFALTVRIGAFAYVALAGLALFVPAAFWQDGRRLCRRLGVDPVEVVPWETLRRVARSLPDRQLGPERFDVLKRVVATVTLALVVVALGMIVAVLVLNAGAIVDDGSYDQHRLNHEVAETPGGEYVHMTAESLGIVQPEWSVFAPQPRTTDRYYVFGAQTTDGDRLDVFNDREFTWDRPDAQLQTQHDTYRQRFFMNSVRRSGPDDELPANFGDHICTVYADEHDVELSHIRMFEVTEEITLDTLDRPTDRETDTEHIYRHTCSD; from the coding sequence TTGATAGCGTTCTCGAGGGCAGTTCCCTCGTTATTCAGGGTCTCCGCCAACATCGGCACGATATTAAACCCGTCGTTGGAATTAATACCCAACTCGTCCGGTAACGCTCACCGGGTGTCAATCGTGAACCGCAGGACACGCCCGTCTCTCGCTCGACTCGCCGTCTCTGCCCGTGAGTACGTTCTCGATTGCTTCCGCATCGACGCTCGGTCACTCGCAGTATTCCGGATCCTCGTCGGAGTACTCATCGTTGCCGACGTGTTCCTCCGGGCCCGAAACTTCTCGTTTTACTACACCGACGGCGGCGTCGTTACACAGAGAGTCGCACGGGAGAACACGCCAGAGTACGCCATCTCGGTATATTATCTCACGAGCGACCCCTCACTCATCGCCGGGCTACTGGGGTTGCAGGTACTGTTCGCGCTGGCTCTGATCGTGGGTTATCGGACTCGAACAGCCACAATTCTATCGTTTCTGTTCGTCGTCTCACTCGATCACCACAACCCGTTCGTCCTCAGCTATGCGGACACCCTGTTTCGTCTGTTGCTCTTCTGGGCGATCTTTCTCCCCCTCGGTGAGCGCTGGTCGGTCGACGCCGTCCATGCCGATCGCGTACCACGACGGTCTGTCGTGGGTGTTGCATCGGCTCTCGCGCTCGGGCAGATGGTCTTCATGTACGTCCTCAACGGGGTTCACAAGAGCGAATCCGCGTTATGGCGAAGCGGGGAGGCCGCGCCGCTCGTGTTCGGTATCGACGAAATGACGTTCCTCCTCGGGGACGTTCTCCGTGAGTTCCCGACGCTTCTGACCTACGGTGGGATGCTGTGGTTCTACATGCTGTTGGGGGGCTGGTTGCTCGTCGCTCTCCGTGGCCGTCTACGACTCCCGCTGCTTGTGCTTTTCGTCGGTGGTCACCTCTCGTTCGCACTCACGGTCCGGATCGGCGCGTTCGCATACGTCGCACTGGCTGGTCTCGCGTTGTTCGTGCCAGCGGCCTTTTGGCAGGACGGTCGCCGTCTGTGCCGACGCCTCGGCGTCGATCCCGTCGAGGTCGTTCCCTGGGAAACGTTGCGACGGGTCGCTCGGTCACTCCCGGACCGACAGCTTGGACCCGAACGGTTCGATGTCCTGAAGCGTGTCGTCGCCACTGTGACACTCGCGCTGGTCGTCGTCGCACTTGGGATGATCGTCGCGGTCCTCGTGCTCAACGCTGGCGCGATCGTCGACGACGGGAGTTACGACCAGCATCGACTCAATCACGAGGTCGCGGAGACGCCGGGCGGCGAGTACGTGCATATGACCGCAGAAAGTCTCGGCATCGTCCAGCCAGAGTGGAGCGTCTTTGCTCCCCAGCCACGGACGACCGACCGATACTACGTCTTCGGTGCGCAGACGACCGACGGGGATCGCCTCGACGTCTTCAACGACAGGGAGTTCACCTGGGACCGACCAGACGCCCAGCTCCAGACACAGCACGATACGTACCGCCAACGGTTTTTCATGAACAGCGTGCGACGGTCGGGGCCTGACGACGAACTACCCGCGAATTTCGGCGACCACATCTGTACCGTCTACGCCGACGAACACGACGTCGAACTCTCGCACATCAGGATGTTCGAGGTCACAGAGGAGATTACGCTGGATACCCTCGACCGGCCGACAGACCGCGAAACCGATACCGAGCACATCTATCGACACACCTGCAGCGACTGA
- a CDS encoding metal ABC transporter solute-binding protein, Zn/Mn family — protein sequence MDFTRRSVLTTGAGAVTLGTLAGCLSDPLESGSGEGGYAAFFALWDWANQVAGDEIEFENPVDTGEMGHGWEPDGNLAPEIASSKVFVYLDTPEFAWAQDVVADLERDYEGEVEVIDGLEGMGPYLIPFDGGEDDALPEPDHDHEFDPDDVSRDRFDFYDLRSNDQLGYWHIDHWHGGVPDVPVDDSVPIGAVFRDNRERVVPLGPNEAFQFDARLAAGAPDDVLEIESHGDSVSLIGHETGATEIVFELRHENEVVYDTDAAPMSIDVVEEVDGGAGEFHDPHTWVDPVLAQRMVDTIADGLADVDPDNADVYAANAEDYKNRLADIDRQFEELTENAERDVAVFVAHDSFQYVERRYDFELHTPVGITPDAAESLDDVADMIDVVEEHDIDTILYDPFEAPDDEQMPSAARMLLENSPATNAEPLTPAEGTTHEWADQGWGWVEQMEEVNIPSLEKALGVHE from the coding sequence ATGGATTTCACACGGCGATCAGTCCTCACGACCGGTGCTGGAGCTGTTACGCTCGGGACGCTCGCCGGCTGTCTGAGCGACCCTCTGGAGAGCGGGAGCGGCGAGGGTGGATACGCCGCGTTCTTCGCACTCTGGGACTGGGCTAACCAGGTCGCAGGCGACGAGATCGAGTTCGAAAATCCCGTCGACACGGGGGAGATGGGTCACGGCTGGGAGCCCGACGGCAACCTCGCCCCGGAAATCGCCTCGAGCAAGGTCTTCGTTTATCTCGACACGCCGGAGTTTGCCTGGGCACAGGACGTCGTCGCGGACCTCGAACGGGACTACGAGGGCGAAGTCGAAGTTATCGACGGTCTCGAGGGGATGGGGCCGTACCTCATCCCGTTCGACGGTGGCGAGGACGATGCGCTGCCTGAACCCGACCACGACCACGAGTTCGATCCCGACGACGTTTCTCGAGACCGCTTCGACTTCTACGACCTCCGATCGAACGACCAGCTGGGGTACTGGCACATCGATCACTGGCACGGCGGTGTCCCCGACGTTCCCGTCGACGACAGCGTCCCGATCGGGGCGGTCTTCAGGGACAACCGGGAGCGTGTCGTCCCGCTCGGTCCCAACGAGGCGTTTCAGTTCGACGCGCGGCTGGCAGCGGGAGCACCCGATGACGTTCTCGAAATCGAGTCTCACGGCGATTCGGTCTCGTTGATCGGTCACGAGACGGGGGCAACGGAGATCGTCTTCGAGCTTCGACACGAGAACGAGGTCGTCTACGACACCGACGCAGCCCCGATGAGCATCGACGTCGTCGAGGAGGTCGACGGCGGTGCTGGGGAGTTCCACGATCCACACACCTGGGTCGATCCCGTTCTCGCACAGCGGATGGTCGACACTATCGCAGATGGCCTCGCCGACGTCGACCCGGACAACGCCGACGTCTACGCCGCAAACGCCGAGGATTACAAGAACCGCCTCGCCGACATCGACAGACAGTTCGAGGAACTCACAGAGAACGCCGAGCGCGACGTCGCCGTGTTCGTCGCCCACGATTCGTTCCAGTACGTCGAACGACGGTACGATTTCGAGTTACACACGCCAGTGGGCATCACACCCGACGCCGCCGAGTCCCTCGACGACGTCGCCGACATGATCGATGTCGTCGAGGAACACGACATCGACACGATTCTCTACGACCCGTTCGAGGCGCCGGACGACGAACAGATGCCGAGCGCAGCCCGAATGCTGTTGGAGAACAGCCCCGCAACCAACGCCGAACCGCTCACTCCAGCCGAGGGAACGACCCACGAGTGGGCCGACCAGGGCTGGGGCTGGGTCGAACAGATGGAAGAAGTGAACATTCCCTCGCTCGAGAAGGCGCTGGGTGTCCACGAGTAA
- a CDS encoding metal ABC transporter ATP-binding protein, whose product MSQVVTVEHVSFAYGEKLAIDDISLSVEQGDFLGLIGPNGSGKTTLLHLMLGLQQPDHGTVELFGEPAQEFEDGQRIGYVAQRSTDRGGTMPITVREAVTMGRFAHVGHSRLSDEDHRIVEEALETVGVADLAGRRINQLSGGQRQRAFIARALASEADLLALDEPTVGVDAESRDQFYGLLDDLNRRGITIILIEHDIDVLTRHVNKIACINTELYHHGDTVSFLESDALAEAYGAAHGVVEHDHP is encoded by the coding sequence GTGAGTCAGGTCGTCACCGTCGAGCACGTTTCGTTTGCCTACGGCGAAAAACTCGCCATCGATGACATATCGCTGTCCGTCGAGCAGGGAGACTTCCTCGGGCTTATCGGCCCGAACGGTTCGGGCAAGACGACGTTATTGCATCTCATGCTCGGCCTCCAGCAGCCAGATCACGGCACCGTCGAGCTGTTCGGTGAACCGGCCCAGGAGTTCGAGGATGGCCAGCGCATCGGCTACGTCGCCCAGCGCTCGACCGACAGAGGCGGGACGATGCCGATTACCGTTCGCGAGGCGGTGACGATGGGCCGGTTCGCACACGTCGGCCATTCGCGACTGAGCGACGAGGATCACCGGATCGTCGAGGAGGCCCTCGAGACCGTCGGCGTCGCGGACCTTGCCGGTCGGCGGATCAACCAGCTCTCGGGTGGACAGCGACAGCGTGCGTTTATCGCGCGGGCACTCGCCTCCGAGGCCGATCTGCTCGCACTCGACGAACCCACCGTCGGCGTCGACGCCGAATCCCGCGATCAGTTCTACGGCCTGCTCGACGACCTCAACCGGCGGGGAATCACGATCATCCTCATCGAACACGATATCGACGTCCTGACCAGACACGTGAACAAGATCGCCTGTATCAACACGGAACTGTACCACCACGGAGATACCGTCTCGTTCCTCGAGAGCGACGCGTTAGCGGAGGCCTACGGCGCGGCCCACGGCGTCGTCGAACACGACCACCCATGA
- a CDS encoding metal ABC transporter permease, with translation MSLDTRTEEQVERSSSRLAWFLGDSTRERLEFGGIVVTGLLATLMIGFILLDWLRFAPEWAAVGPYAAVAFEQFRIVGAWMDVYLGTNVFRHPFMWRAIATGVLIGIVAPLVGTYLVHRQMALIGETLAHTAFAGVAVGLLFIAVTGWHGSLLLVALVVSALGAIGLQRLTDRTNTYGDVPIAIVLSGSFAVGTLLISWGRDFAAMAIDIEGFLFGSLAIVTVEGARMVAVLTVAVVAVVAVTYKQLLFITFDEQAARVARLNVDRYNTLLIVMTAVVVVGAMQILGVILVAAMLVIPVATASQLAHSFRETLYLSIIFGQIAILGGLAFSIAASLPPGGAIVVVAIGFYLLAIAFSGRSTAISMH, from the coding sequence ATGAGCCTGGATACACGAACCGAGGAGCAAGTCGAGCGAAGCAGTAGCCGCCTCGCGTGGTTCCTCGGCGACTCGACGCGGGAACGACTCGAGTTCGGCGGCATCGTCGTGACGGGGCTGCTCGCGACCCTGATGATCGGCTTCATCCTCCTCGACTGGCTCCGGTTTGCGCCAGAGTGGGCCGCGGTCGGTCCCTACGCGGCAGTGGCCTTCGAGCAGTTCCGGATCGTGGGGGCCTGGATGGACGTATACCTCGGGACGAACGTCTTCCGTCACCCGTTCATGTGGCGGGCGATCGCGACGGGCGTCCTCATCGGGATCGTCGCACCGCTGGTCGGGACCTACCTTGTGCACCGCCAGATGGCGCTCATCGGTGAAACGCTGGCCCACACGGCGTTTGCGGGCGTCGCAGTTGGCCTCCTGTTTATCGCCGTTACGGGCTGGCACGGTTCGCTGCTGCTCGTCGCACTCGTCGTCAGCGCGCTCGGAGCGATCGGTCTCCAGCGGCTGACCGACCGGACCAACACCTACGGAGACGTCCCCATCGCAATCGTCCTGAGCGGGAGCTTTGCCGTCGGCACGTTACTCATCAGCTGGGGTCGTGACTTCGCCGCGATGGCGATCGACATCGAGGGGTTCCTGTTCGGGAGCCTCGCGATCGTCACCGTCGAGGGAGCACGGATGGTCGCTGTCCTCACCGTCGCTGTCGTCGCCGTCGTCGCCGTTACCTACAAACAGCTGCTCTTCATCACGTTCGACGAACAGGCCGCTCGCGTCGCACGGCTGAACGTCGACCGGTACAACACCCTGTTGATCGTCATGACTGCGGTGGTCGTCGTCGGTGCCATGCAAATTCTTGGCGTGATCCTCGTCGCCGCGATGCTCGTGATCCCGGTTGCAACCGCCTCACAGCTCGCCCACAGCTTCCGGGAGACGCTGTACCTCTCGATTATCTTCGGCCAGATCGCGATCCTCGGCGGCCTCGCGTTCTCGATCGCTGCGAGTCTTCCCCCCGGTGGGGCGATCGTCGTGGTTGCGATCGGCTTTTACCTCCTGGCGATCGCGTTTTCTGGCCGATCGACGGCGATCTCGATGCACTGA
- a CDS encoding acetate--CoA ligase family protein, producing MGRVSDLFAPETVAVVGATDREGAVGRAILENLRADFDGDVVPINPGQDELLGLECYPDVSSAPPVDLAVVVVPPPAVLEAIEDVGEAGTEHVVVITAGFAETGSEGARRERELRELADAYDLNVVGPNSLGIMSTPVGMNATFGPENAREGSISFMSQSGAFITAVLDWANEQGIGFRDVVSLGNKAVLDEGDFVDAWGADPDTDVVIGYLEGIDDGAEFVRTARDVTDETPIVLVKSGRTDAGAQAASSHTGAIAGSEQAYEAGLEQAGVLRAHSVQELFDTARALAGLPVPDGDGVAVVTNAGGPGVLTTDAVGDSYLEMATFTDETIDRLEAALPDEANVYNPIDALGDADTGRFATALEIVLEDPNVDSAIVVSAPTATLTYDRLAEVVIEAQQTHEKPVVTSLMGGQRARAAEEVLREFGIPNYFDPSRAVTGLDALARFRDVRRRERDEPETFDVDRDRAREILARADDRVDNRLGIESMDLLEAYGIPTPDGEVVDDPAHARELAETIDGDVVMKIVSPDISHKSDIGGVKIGVPDDEVEDAYEDLVSRARAYQPDARVLGVQVQELIDLEGTTETIVGMNRDPQFGPLLLFGLGGIFVEILEDTAVRVAPIGEDESRSMIEEIQATPLLRGARGRDPADVDGVVETIQRLSQLVTDFPQILELDVNPLVAGPDGVQAIDLRLTVDTETETETDD from the coding sequence ATGGGACGGGTATCCGACCTCTTTGCTCCCGAGACCGTCGCCGTCGTCGGCGCGACCGACCGCGAGGGCGCCGTCGGACGAGCGATTCTCGAGAACCTCCGGGCTGATTTCGACGGTGACGTCGTTCCGATCAATCCCGGACAGGACGAGTTGCTGGGCCTCGAGTGCTACCCGGACGTCTCGAGCGCCCCACCGGTCGACCTCGCCGTGGTCGTCGTACCGCCACCGGCCGTCCTCGAGGCGATCGAGGACGTCGGTGAGGCTGGCACCGAACACGTCGTGGTCATTACCGCCGGGTTCGCAGAGACCGGAAGCGAGGGTGCCAGACGCGAACGGGAGTTACGCGAGCTGGCCGACGCGTACGACCTGAACGTCGTCGGCCCGAACAGCCTCGGGATCATGTCGACTCCGGTCGGGATGAACGCCACGTTCGGCCCCGAGAACGCCCGCGAGGGCTCGATCTCGTTTATGAGTCAGTCGGGGGCGTTCATCACGGCCGTGCTCGACTGGGCGAACGAACAGGGAATCGGCTTCCGTGACGTCGTCTCACTCGGCAACAAGGCCGTCCTCGACGAGGGCGACTTCGTGGACGCCTGGGGGGCGGATCCGGACACCGACGTCGTCATCGGCTACCTCGAGGGGATCGACGACGGCGCCGAGTTCGTCCGCACGGCCCGCGACGTCACCGACGAGACGCCGATCGTCCTCGTGAAGTCGGGCCGAACCGACGCCGGCGCGCAGGCTGCGTCCTCGCACACGGGCGCGATCGCTGGCAGCGAGCAGGCCTACGAGGCCGGCCTCGAGCAGGCCGGCGTCCTCCGGGCTCACTCCGTCCAGGAACTGTTCGACACCGCGCGAGCGCTGGCCGGCCTGCCGGTGCCCGACGGAGACGGCGTTGCAGTCGTTACCAACGCGGGCGGGCCGGGCGTCCTCACGACGGACGCGGTCGGTGACTCTTACCTCGAGATGGCAACCTTCACAGACGAGACGATCGATCGGCTCGAAGCGGCCTTGCCCGACGAGGCGAACGTCTACAACCCGATCGACGCACTCGGCGACGCAGATACTGGTCGTTTCGCCACGGCGCTCGAGATCGTCCTCGAGGATCCGAACGTAGACAGCGCGATCGTCGTCAGTGCGCCGACGGCCACCCTCACGTACGACCGGCTCGCCGAGGTGGTGATCGAGGCCCAGCAAACTCACGAGAAGCCGGTCGTCACCTCCCTGATGGGCGGCCAGCGCGCCCGGGCGGCCGAGGAAGTGCTCCGGGAGTTCGGTATCCCGAACTACTTCGATCCCTCACGAGCGGTGACCGGCCTCGACGCCCTCGCGCGGTTCAGGGACGTCAGGCGACGCGAGCGCGACGAGCCCGAAACGTTCGACGTCGACCGCGACCGGGCGCGAGAGATCCTTGCCCGGGCCGACGACCGGGTCGATAACCGACTCGGCATCGAGTCGATGGACCTCCTCGAGGCCTACGGTATCCCAACGCCAGACGGCGAGGTCGTCGACGATCCGGCCCACGCACGTGAACTCGCGGAGACGATCGATGGCGACGTCGTGATGAAGATCGTCAGCCCGGACATCTCCCACAAGTCCGACATCGGCGGGGTCAAGATCGGCGTCCCCGACGACGAGGTCGAAGACGCCTACGAGGATCTGGTCTCGCGAGCCCGCGCCTACCAGCCCGACGCGCGGGTCCTCGGCGTTCAGGTCCAGGAACTCATCGACCTCGAGGGGACGACGGAGACGATCGTCGGGATGAACCGCGATCCGCAGTTCGGCCCGCTGTTGCTCTTCGGGCTGGGTGGTATCTTCGTCGAAATTCTCGAGGACACGGCGGTTCGGGTCGCCCCGATCGGCGAAGACGAGTCTCGCTCGATGATCGAGGAAATTCAGGCGACACCGCTGTTGCGCGGCGCTCGTGGCCGCGATCCTGCGGACGTCGACGGCGTCGTCGAGACGATCCAGCGACTCTCACAGCTGGTGACCGACTTCCCGCAGATCCTCGAACTGGACGTGAACCCGCTCGTGGCCGGCCCCGACGGCGTACAGGCGATCGACCTCAGACTGACCGTGGACACGGAGACCGAGACAGAGACCGATGACTGA
- a CDS encoding phosphotransacetylase family protein gives MTDTNDIETTDSGTEDDSESPSQTGTTDRMADAILVASLEESTGKTAITLALAGIAREAGERVGYMKPKGTRLQSNVGKTLDADPLLAQELLGIEDDLQDLEPIVYSPTFVEQVIRGREEPAALRDRVEEAFTTLTADRDRLFVEGAGRYDRGALVDLTDPDVADLFDARAILIAPFSDPGDVDDVLIACEAFGDRLAGVVFNDVADAVYDQLETDVVPFLEGRGIDVLGVLPSERDLSGVTVADLADELGARLLVEEGTDAYVDRFAVGAMGGDSALRHFRRTRDAAVITGGDRADIHTAALEAPGVRCLILTGGHRPSGAILGQAAEKGLAILSVQTDTLTTVERAEDVVRSGRTQDEETVGRMESLLVDHAAVDAILE, from the coding sequence ATGACTGATACGAACGACATCGAGACGACAGACAGCGGCACCGAGGACGACTCTGAATCACCATCGCAGACCGGAACCACCGACCGGATGGCCGACGCCATCCTCGTCGCCTCCCTCGAGGAGAGCACTGGCAAGACCGCGATCACGCTGGCGCTGGCCGGGATCGCTCGCGAGGCAGGCGAGCGGGTCGGCTACATGAAACCGAAGGGGACCCGTCTGCAGAGTAACGTCGGGAAAACCCTCGACGCAGACCCCTTGCTCGCCCAGGAACTGCTCGGCATCGAGGACGACCTGCAGGACCTGGAGCCGATCGTCTACTCGCCGACGTTCGTCGAGCAGGTGATCCGCGGGCGGGAAGAGCCAGCAGCGCTTCGGGACCGGGTCGAGGAGGCGTTTACGACGCTCACAGCTGATCGCGACCGGCTGTTCGTCGAGGGCGCTGGCCGGTACGATCGGGGGGCGCTCGTCGACCTCACCGACCCAGACGTTGCGGACCTGTTCGACGCCCGCGCCATCCTGATCGCACCGTTTTCCGACCCGGGTGACGTCGACGACGTGCTGATCGCCTGCGAGGCGTTCGGCGACCGGCTCGCCGGCGTCGTCTTCAACGACGTCGCCGACGCCGTCTACGATCAGCTCGAGACCGACGTCGTCCCGTTCCTCGAGGGGCGGGGGATCGACGTGCTGGGCGTCCTCCCGAGCGAACGCGACCTCTCCGGGGTGACGGTCGCCGACCTCGCGGACGAACTCGGTGCACGGCTCCTCGTCGAGGAGGGGACCGACGCCTACGTCGACCGGTTCGCAGTCGGCGCGATGGGGGGCGACAGCGCGCTGCGGCACTTCCGCCGGACGAGAGACGCCGCCGTCATCACCGGCGGTGATCGGGCCGACATCCACACGGCGGCGCTCGAGGCCCCGGGCGTTCGATGTCTCATCCTCACCGGTGGCCACCGGCCGTCGGGTGCGATCCTCGGACAGGCCGCCGAGAAGGGTCTCGCCATCCTCTCGGTGCAGACGGACACCCTCACCACGGTCGAGCGCGCCGAAGACGTGGTCCGGAGCGGACGAACCCAGGACGAAGAGACCGTCGGTCGGATGGAATCGCTGCTCGTCGACCACGCCGCCGTCGACGCCATCCTCGAGTAA